From a single Granulicella aggregans genomic region:
- a CDS encoding glycoside hydrolase family 30 protein gives MRLRPAVLSAICLALALAPLTLHAQHVDVWRTNADRSQLLTHQRLAKSVAPDATATTIVVDDTKPMQPIEGFGFAMTGGSAQLIHHMSPSARRKLLHELFRSDKDSMGISYLRLSIGASDMNDHVYTYDDLPPGQTQTDPALDHFTLAEDEKDVIPVMKEVLSIAPNLHILASPWTAPAWMKTNDAVKGGTLKPEFYGTYAAYLVRYIRGMQAHGIPIDAITMQNEPLNPKNTPSLVFEADQEGAFLRDALGPALKQAGLKTKVVLFDHNCNHPDYPITILKDPKAAQYAAGSGFHLYEGEISALTEVHNAFPDKSLYFTEQMVIEEIHEGKQRPVSDPVARVVIGAMRNWSRTVLLWNLAADEHFGPHTDDGGCPVCQGAITIEGDKVSRNIALYTIAHASKFVPPGSTRIASSEDESAKPESSLSNVAWRRPDGKHVLLVANNTKESKPIKVESGPSTFSTTITAGETATFVW, from the coding sequence ATGCGACTTCGCCCAGCAGTCTTGTCCGCCATCTGCCTCGCCCTCGCGCTCGCCCCGCTCACACTGCACGCCCAGCACGTAGACGTCTGGCGCACCAACGCCGACCGGTCCCAGCTCCTCACCCACCAGCGCCTCGCAAAATCCGTAGCGCCAGACGCAACCGCTACCACGATCGTTGTAGACGACACCAAACCCATGCAGCCCATCGAAGGCTTCGGCTTCGCCATGACCGGCGGCAGCGCCCAGCTCATCCACCACATGAGCCCCTCCGCCCGCCGCAAGCTCCTCCACGAACTCTTCCGTTCCGACAAGGACAGCATGGGCATCAGCTATCTCCGCCTCAGCATCGGCGCGTCCGACATGAACGACCACGTCTACACCTACGACGATCTCCCCCCGGGCCAGACCCAGACCGACCCCGCCCTCGACCACTTCACCCTCGCCGAGGACGAAAAAGACGTCATCCCCGTAATGAAAGAGGTCCTCAGCATCGCCCCGAACCTGCACATCCTCGCCTCGCCCTGGACCGCGCCCGCCTGGATGAAGACCAACGACGCCGTCAAGGGTGGCACCCTCAAGCCGGAGTTCTACGGCACCTACGCCGCGTACCTCGTCCGCTACATCAGGGGCATGCAGGCCCACGGCATCCCCATCGACGCCATCACCATGCAGAACGAGCCCCTGAACCCCAAGAACACCCCCAGCCTCGTCTTCGAAGCCGACCAGGAAGGCGCCTTCCTCCGCGACGCCCTCGGCCCGGCCCTGAAGCAGGCCGGCCTCAAGACCAAGGTCGTCCTCTTCGACCACAACTGCAACCACCCCGACTACCCCATCACCATCCTCAAAGACCCCAAGGCCGCGCAGTACGCCGCCGGCTCCGGCTTCCATCTCTACGAAGGCGAGATCTCCGCCCTGACTGAAGTCCACAACGCCTTCCCCGACAAGAGCCTCTACTTCACCGAACAGATGGTCATCGAAGAGATCCACGAAGGCAAACAGCGCCCCGTCTCCGACCCCGTCGCCCGCGTTGTGATCGGAGCCATGCGCAACTGGAGCCGCACCGTCCTCCTCTGGAACCTGGCAGCCGACGAGCACTTCGGCCCGCACACCGACGACGGCGGCTGCCCCGTCTGCCAGGGAGCCATCACCATCGAGGGCGACAAGGTCAGTCGCAACATCGCGCTCTACACCATCGCCCACGCCTCGAAGTTCGTCCCGCCAGGCTCCACCCGCATCGCCTCCAGCGAAGACGAGTCCGCGAAGCCCGAGTCCAGCCTCAGCAACGTAGCCTGGCGCCGACCCGACGGAAAGCACGTCCTCCTGGTAGCCAACAACACAAAGGAATCGAAGCCCATCAAGGTCGAATCCGGCCCGAGCACTTTCTCCACCACCATCACCGCCGGAGAGACCGCTACCTTCGTCTGGTAG
- a CDS encoding LacI family DNA-binding transcriptional regulator: MLAEHLNLSPATVSFVLNNAPNRSIPEVTRERVREAARHFKYEPSMVARLLQGKKSQTIGILLPELGEGYHAQVLNGAADVFMREGYFFFTAHHRHRKDLVEEYPRLLRQRGVEGILTIDTHLEDAFDIPTVTVASHKVIPGTTNILLDHDRAAELALGHLVRNGHRKILYMRGAAFSSDSNSRWRATVRVAKLLGLKIPESHIIRLERDVNTPELGYPAVAQVLMRQRDFTAVLCFNDVSAIGCIRALHDAGLNVPNQVSVVGFDDIQSASFYVPSLTTIRQPLAQMGHQAATLLLKKLRGEHTESLVKIEPELIVRESTSKAVAKAGSTLRKKSAKP; the protein is encoded by the coding sequence ATGCTTGCCGAGCACCTCAACCTGTCGCCCGCGACCGTCTCCTTCGTGCTCAACAACGCGCCCAACCGGTCCATCCCGGAGGTCACCCGCGAGCGCGTCCGCGAGGCCGCCCGCCACTTCAAGTACGAGCCCAGCATGGTCGCCCGCCTTCTCCAGGGCAAGAAATCCCAAACCATCGGCATCCTCCTTCCCGAACTCGGCGAGGGCTACCACGCCCAGGTTCTCAACGGCGCAGCCGACGTCTTCATGCGCGAAGGCTACTTCTTCTTCACCGCCCATCACCGGCACCGCAAGGACCTCGTCGAGGAATACCCGCGCCTCCTCCGCCAGCGCGGCGTCGAGGGCATCCTCACCATCGACACCCACCTTGAAGACGCCTTCGACATTCCCACCGTCACCGTCGCCAGCCACAAGGTCATCCCCGGCACCACCAACATCCTGCTCGACCATGACCGCGCCGCCGAGCTCGCCCTAGGCCACCTCGTCCGCAACGGCCACCGCAAGATCCTCTACATGCGCGGCGCGGCCTTCAGCTCGGACTCCAACAGCCGCTGGCGAGCCACCGTCCGCGTCGCCAAACTCCTCGGCCTCAAGATCCCCGAAAGCCACATCATCCGCCTCGAGCGCGACGTCAACACTCCGGAGCTAGGCTACCCCGCCGTAGCCCAGGTGCTCATGCGCCAGCGCGACTTCACCGCCGTCCTCTGCTTCAATGATGTCTCCGCCATCGGCTGCATCCGCGCCCTCCACGACGCCGGCCTCAACGTCCCCAACCAGGTCTCCGTCGTAGGCTTCGACGACATCCAGAGCGCCTCTTTCTACGTCCCGTCGCTCACCACCATTCGCCAGCCCCTGGCCCAGATGGGCCACCAGGCCGCCACCCTCCTGCTCAAGAAACTCCGCGGCGAACACACCGAAAGCCTGGTAAAGATCGAACCCGAACTCATCGTCCGCGAATCGACTTCCAAAGCTGTCGCCAAGGCTGGCTCAACCCTCCGCAAAAAATCCGCAAAGCCCTAG